Within the Medicago truncatula cultivar Jemalong A17 chromosome 4, MtrunA17r5.0-ANR, whole genome shotgun sequence genome, the region CCACTACGAGGGATTCAACACATTCCTTCTTGTAAGTGGTGGGATGACAAATAGTTTGCACCGCTTTCAATGTAGAAGCAACATAATTCTTTTTGTTGTCTGCTAAATCATCCTTAAAATCGTCCTTAACatcattttggttttgtttgatGCTAATCGTTACAGCAACAACCATAGCCACCAATAACAAGGTAGATACGCCAATTATGGCGATTCTACTTCCTTTTTGTGCATCTCCTCCAGCCATTTATGAGGAGTTACACATACAACGAAATGAAGAAGAGAAATTTTGCTTGGGAGGAAAGCAATCTCCGCCAAAGTCCGTTGGAGAATAATGCGTCCCTAAATCTTAGCATGCAATGTTGATTGATATTTATATGCAGAGATGAACTCAAATGTGGGGCAACTACTCATTTCTATAAATGGTAAAACACGGAAACCACACAGTATATATGGCATAATTGTTTGTTACTAAAATATGTTacttaactaattaaaatgttGTTTTAGTTGATTCAAACTCGTgtgatgttttatttttcttccttaaACTAATGGTTAGTGATTACTCTTATTCATAGGAGTCAAACTCGGGAACTAATTTAATCAATatattagcattttttttttttttgcatgcaCAAGAGGAAATCAATCTCAAAACATTGCTTACAAAGGATTTagtttttttggcttaattacttttttggtcccttaacttaatttttggtttcgttttggttccttaactattaaaagtttcgtttcggtcccataacttatttttgggttttcttttggtcccttaactattaaaagtttcattttggtcctttaacttactttttgttttCGTCTAGCCTTCTCGATCTTCCTTGACTTTCCTCTAACATAAGGTTTGGTGTGGCTTTGTGGGACACCAGGAGCACGACCAAAGTGCTTCACTGCTTCACGAGCATTCTTTGGGCCTCTAAGAAGGACCTGCATCCAAgtattatataaattaaaatccCGATAACCTCAGCATAACCTTCTTCATTCTATCAAACCTTACACTACAATAGTTACACAAACAGCTACAGAGGGAAAATGTGAAATATAACAGAGGGAAAATGTGAAATATATTTGACCACAATAAAGAATCCAAAAGTATAACTTTGATCTTGTTCGGTTAATTCTAAGCAAAGATTTAGGAAAATGCACAGATAAAAGTATAACTTTGATCTTCAACAGAGAAAATGTGAAATATATTATTCGACCACAATAAAGAACACAAAAGTATAACATTGATCCTTGACAGTTAATTTTAAGCAAAGATTCATCAATTCCTTAAATGACAGCAATAGCACTATAGTGATTCCTTTGTTAGGGACTAGAGAGAAAACAAATTCCATAGTCTAAAaagttcaataaaaaatatgttcaaTAATCAAACAGCAGAACTAATTCAATCATTTCACAAAAAATGCAGCAACTGATAAAATTAATCGCTCAGAAACTGACAAAAAACTAAGAAGATCCTCttaatcgattttttttttgagggaaacaTCCTTTTAATCGATGGTATCAAAATGACAAAACGGATCGACAAAAGTAATAGTTAGGGATTAATTATGAATACTTTTCGTATACACTCACTAccatccattaaaaaaaaaaaacactatcaaGATCACCATTTAGGCACTGTCTTTTCGTGCTTCTTGTGTTCCGGTATATTTGGATAGTAAGGAATTCCAGTGTCCTTAATCCAGTCACCACCATGGAAGAACTTGGATGGTGCAAACTTTTGTGCAGCCTTTGTATTGATGTTATAGATTCCAGCCCATTTCACACGCTTTGATTTGTCTGAACCAGGGCCATAGTTATGGTATTCAACATAGTAGCAAGTGTCCATATTAATAGGTCCCTCTTCTGTATGCCATGGCAAAAAACCATCGGGATGAATCAAATCATCGATGAATGTATCCATGATGATAGTCCTTGAGAAGTTCTTCCATGGACAGGCTAGGTAGGACTTGTGGTCAAACCTGACTGGATAGAACTCAGGGTCAGCAACAATAGAGCCTCCTTGGATGACTATTGCTGATGGTGCAgttatttcttttcttccttgTGCGGTCACAATGCATTGTTGGTTTGACATAGGCTTTCGGACCACGAATTTGCAGTTTTGAAATACCGATTCTGCATTACCAAAGACAAAGTCGATGGTACCTGAAATAGTACAGTCGCGGTAAAATTGACGCATGGCGTGTACATAAAGTGTGTCTTGATATCCATCCATTGAGCAATTGAAGAAGATAGCCTTATCTCCTTGAACTCTTAGTGCCACTGCTTGATGTTTTTGTGGACCAGCTGAATTCTCAAAACCCATGTTAATGGCGGTAAAGTGATCTTCTTGAATAGCTGCAATCATATGCATAAATTTCTCATCAATTTGTAATTCATGTATCAAAAttggaacaaaataaaaagacaattaagcTCTACATATATGCATGAGTGGAAAGAGACATACCAACAGTGGTGGTATGGTAGGTGGTAACTCCATCCATATAGTTTTTGTTGCCAGTGATTATTGACTTCTTACCACCATCACCAACAAACACAATATgtgtcatattttttaaaacttcaaCATACTCTCGGTAAACACCTTCCTTAATGTAGATCACAAATGGTGTTTCATCCTCCTCACCGGGAACCTTTTTCAATGCCTCATTTATGCTCTTAAAATCACCACTACCATCTAAAGCTACGGTAACATTAGGCtttggttttgatttgtttgtCATTGCATCAAGGAGTATGCGATGTTCAACCCAAGAAGGAATCTCAGAATCTTGAAGGAGACAACGTCCAAAAAGTTTGGATACGTTCATATCAGAGACTGTGTCGGCGAAATTTGAAACAATAGCAAGGACATTGCTACTCATGTGTATGCTTGATGTTAATAagtgtttcatttttttactaGCGTCACCGGTAGTGTTTTCAAATCCATCTAAGCATGTATCCATGTATGTGACAGCACCATTGAGCCAAACCTTCAAATTCATGAGAATTTGGTTCATATGTTTTAGATCAAACTCGCTTATTCCATCAAGTGACCTTGTGAATTCACCAATTGAAAGATGCATAAGCTGCTTGCAAGTATCAAGTGCATCCTTGGATCTAGAATCCTTCTCGATCTCACTAAACATTTCAGTTTCCTTGAGTTTTTCACCAATTTTATTGATGGTAACATTGAATGCTATTTTAATGAGTTCTTTTGGGTCGGTGACATTGCCAGCCTCAGCCTCCACTACGAGGGATTCAACACATTCCTTCTTGTAAGTGGTGGGATGACAAATAGTTTGCACCGCTTTCAATGTAGAAGCAACATGATTCTTTTTGTTGTCTGCTAAATCATCCTTAAAATCGTCCTTAACatcattttggttttgtttgatGCTAATCGTTACAGCAACAACCATAGCCACCaataacaacattttttttttttttttttttggatttttgtatGAATGTTGAAGAAGATaagatatgaagatgaagaaaaataaaaaagattagatGTTATTTGTTtaagttttctgggttttaTAAGAacaatgttgaagatgatgaagatcaacAGGAAGAATtgggaaggagaagaagagatggaaaaaaaatcagatatgGGTGGTTCACTGTAATTATGGACCTGCAATCAAACGGTTattatcatattaaaaatattagacatCAAAAAACTAACTGCGAGGACCAAAATATATAACGACAaaagacataagggaccaatttaagacactttatagttaggggaccaaagtgaaaacataaaataagttaagggaccaaacaaTGTATTAAGCCAATTGAGAAATGATGGTGATAAAATAGTCGATAATACACTATACAAACATGTTGTGGGATGCTGGAGGTATACTTTCGATTCTAGACCTAATTTATGCCACAATGTAGGTGTGGTAATCAAATTCATGCAGGAACCTAAAATGTCTCATTTGCAAGTAATCAACAGAATCATGAGATACCTTAAACACACTATTGGTTATGGTGTTATCTTCCCCAATCATGAAGGTCAAAGAGGAAAGATGTTTGACTTATGTGATTCAAACTAGTGTGGGATAAAGTAGAGCGGATACGCACAACATAATATATGTTCTAATCATTAACTATCCAATCTCAACTTGAAATGTAGCAAGTCAAGGTGTCTGGTTGCAATCTCGACTACTAGTAATGAAGATTAAcaacaaagaagaaacttatgGTGAACAACAAATTCACAATCAACCTTGATAAAAATTTCAAAGCTCATGGGAAAAATAAACACATAGAAACAAACTTTCATTTTCATAGAGATCAAGTGAATATGGGCAATTAGGTTACTCTAACTTACTACAAGTCGGATGATTAGGATGCAATTGTCCTAACCAAACCTTTGAAGAATGAGAAGTTCAAGGAAATGAGGAAGATGTTGAATGCGTTTAGCTTCAAGAATTAGAATTAAGGAGTGTTGAAATGTAATTCAAATAACATTTTCATGACTATTTCGTATAGTTTAATTCGTATGTTAACCAGAGCCGTCTTAAGTAATTTATAGGCCCGGTTTCAACCTTTCATGAATTGACAAATAATTTAAACTTTGGCAAAAATAATGAACTATAAAGGAGGGGTGCCCCTAAtatggtccctatttttaagggTCCATATTTTTAAAGTTGCACCCATGGTCCCTttacataaacaaaaattgttgtGGTCCCACATagcataaaattaattttttaaagtgaacatgagtaattaattttaaacccTTCAGCATAAGCAAAAAAATCCCCAAGTGGAGATGcattttccttctctctcttcaagtTGGTTCCTCtagattaatttttcttttgttattggTGCTCTTCTGCAATTcgtgtttcttttatttaaaataattcaagTTATATTGGAAAGGGATATGTCAActtaatatcaaaattattgaGTTTGTATTTTCGACAAAAAAATTACTTGAGTTTGTTGTCAACATTTTTCAATGAAGTACACGGTATGATGACACTTTATCTTACTATCATTTTCCAAAATCAAACTCCTCAATAAGTAGTAGTATCAAAAACATagaacaaaaatcaacaaaggtACAACAAGaaattcatatattatattGGTTAAATGGAGTAGCGTGTCGTGATTGGTGAAGGTGAATATTTGATAGAAGAAGTAGCCATGAGTTTGGCAATTAACACAGAGAGAGTGGAAGGAAGAAAATGCTTCTGGGCAATGAAGATTGAGAAcgagatgaagaaaatggttATGTTCTACACTTAGAATTTATGGCTTACATCAAAGGGCGTAAAAGTAATTATtcaacttactttttttttgttatgtgggacaaaatacaattttttttgcaatataCTATTGAAGGTCATTTTAAGGGGACTACGAGTGCAcccttaaaaatagggaccataTTAGGGGCACCCATAAAGAAGACTTATTAAATGGAACCCATGACAACAAGATCAAGCACATTAGGAAACACCACTGAAGCATTGTTGTCATTTtgtaaattattcaattttaattatatataactgTTGCTTTAGTGTCttacatattaaaatatatattttggacCCCAAGTTTTATGAAGCCATGTGGCATAGCCCAACAACGACGGGTTATG harbors:
- the LOC11421037 gene encoding pectinesterase, with the protein product MLLLVAMVVAVTISIKQNQNDVKDDFKDDLADNKKNHVASTLKAVQTICHPTTYKKECVESLVVEAEAGNVTDPKELIKIAFNVTINKIGEKLKETEMFSEIEKDSRSKDALDTCKQLMHLSIGEFTRSLDGISEFDLKHMNQILMNLKVWLNGAVTYMDTCLDGFENTTGDASKKMKHLLTSSIHMSSNVLAIVSNFADTVSDMNVSKLFGRCLLQDSEIPSWVEHRILLDAMTNKSKPKPNVTVALDGSGDFKSINEALKKVPGEEDETPFVIYIKEGVYREYVEVLKNMTHIVFVGDGGKKSIITGNKNYMDGVTTYHTTTVAIQEDHFTAINMGFENSAGPQKHQAVALRVQGDKAIFFNCSMDGYQDTLYVHAMRQFYRDCTISGTIDFVFGNAESVFQNCKFVVRKPMSNQQCIVTAQGRKEITAPSAIVIQGGSIVADPEFYPVRFDHKSYLACPWKNFSRTIIMDTFIDDLIHPDGFLPWHTEEGPINMDTCYYVEYHNYGPGSDKSKRVKWAGIYNINTKAAQKFAPSKFFHGGDWIKDTGIPYYPNIPEHKKHEKTVPKW